GTCGTCGCCGTCCTGCGAGTCGAACACCTTGACGGCGATGATCGTGCCGCGCTCACCGTGGGGCACCTTCAGCGAGGTGTCGCGGACCTCGCGGCTCTTCTCGTTGAAGATCGCGCGGAGCAGACGCTCTTCGGCCGACAGCTCGGTCTCGCCCTTCGGCGTGACCTTGCCGACGAGGATGTCGCCGGGGCGGACCTCTGCGCCGATGCGGATGATGCCGCGCTCGTCGAGGTCGGCCAGCAGGTCGGGGCTGACGTTCGGGAGATCACGGGTGATCTCCTCCTTGCCGAGCTTCGTGTCGCGGGCGTCGACCTCGTACTCCTCGATGTGGATCGACGAGAGCACGTCGTCCTTCACGAGGTTCTGGCTGAGGATGATCGCGTCCTCGAAGTTGTGCCCCTCCCACGGCATGAACGCCACGAGGAGGTTCTTGCCGAGCGCGAGCTCGCCGTTGTCGGTCGCGGGACCGTCGGCGATGACCTCGCCGACCTCGACGCGATCGCCCGCGTTCACGAGCACGCGGTTGTTGTACGACGTGCCCTGGTTGGAGCGGTCGAACTTGCGCAGGAAGTAGGTCTGCGTGCCGCCCGCATCGAGCTGCACGGTGACCGAGTCGGCCGAGACCTCGGCGACGACACCCGCCTTGTCGGCGGTGATGACGTCACCGGCGTCGATGGCCGCGTAGCCCTCCATGCCGGTTCCGACGAGCGGCGAGTCGCTGCGGAGCAGCGGCACAGCCTGACGCTGCATGTTGGCACCCATGAGGGCGCGGTTCGCGTCGTCGTGCTCGAGGAAGGGGATGAGCGAGGTGCCGACCGACACCATCTGGCGCGGCGAGACGTCCATGTAGCCGATCAGGTCGGCGGGAACGAGGTCGACCTCGCCGCCCTTCTGGCGGGCCAGGACGCGGTCTTCGGAGAAGTGACCGTCGCTCTTCAGCGGCGCGTTGGCCTGGGCGACGATGTAGTCGTCCTCTTCAGACGCCGTGAGGTAGTCGATCTGATCGGTGACCTTGCCGGCGACGACCTTGCGGTACGGCGTCTCGATGAAGCCGAACGAGTTGATGCGCGCGAACGATGCGAGCGATCCGATGAGGCCGATGTTCGGGCCTTCCGGGGTCTCGATCGGGCACATGCGGCCGTAGTGCGAGGGGTGGACGTCTCGGACCTCGACGCCGGCGCGGTCGCGCGAGAGACCGCCGGGGCCGAGCGCCGAGAGGCGACGCTTGTGGGTCAGACCCGCGAGCGGGTTGTTCTGGTCCATGAACTGCGACAGCTGCGAGGTGCCGAAGAACTCCTTGATCGCGGCGACGACGGGTCGCACGTTGATCAGGGTCTGCGGGGTGATCGCCTCGATGTCCTGCGTGGTCATGCGCTCGCGGACGACGCGCTCCATGCGGGACAGGCCGGTGCGGACCTGGTTCTGGATGAGCTCGCCCACCGCGCGGATGCGACGGTTGCCGAAGTTGTCGATGTCGTCGACGTCGAGGCGCAGGTCGACCGCCTTGCCGGCGCGGCGGCCGGGCAGGGTGGTGCGCTCGTCGTGCAGCGCGACGAGGTACTTGATCGTGGCGACGATGTCCTGCACCGTCAGCACCGAGTCGGTGAGGGGAGCCTCGAGACCGAGCTTGTTGTTGATCTTGTACCGGCCGACCTTCGCGAGGTCGTAGCGCTTCGGGTTGAAGTAGAAGTTGTCGAGGAGCGCGCGCGCGGCCTCGGCAGCGACCTGCTCGCCCGGACGGAGCTTGCGGTAGATGTCCTTGAGCGCCTCTTCCTTCGTGAGGATGTTGTCCTTCTCGAGGGTGAGGGCGATCGACTCGTAGCCGGCGAACTCCTCGAGGATCTCCTCAGAGGTGAGACCGAGGGCCTTCAGGAACACGGTGACGCTCTGCTTGCGCTTGCGGTCGATGCGGACGCCGACCTGGTCGCGCTTGTCGATCTCGAACTCGAGCCATGCACCACGGCTCGGGATGACGCGAGCCGAGTAGATGTCCTTGTCGGAGGTCTTCTCGGGCGTGCGCTCGAAGTAGACGCCCGGCGAACGCACGAGCTGCGAGACGACGACGCGCTCGGTGCCGTTGATGACGAACGTGCCCTTGGGGGTCATGAGCGGGAAGTCGCCCATGAAGACGGTCTGCGTCTTGATCTCACCCGTGAGGTGGTTCATGAACTCCGCGTTCACGTACAGCGGTGCGGAGTAGGTCTTGGACTTCTCCTTGCACTCGTCGATCGTGTACTTCGGAGGCTCGAGCTCGGGGTTGGTGAACGAGAGCTGCATGGTCTCGCCGAGGTCTTCGATCGGAGAGATCTCCTCGAAGATCTCCTCGAGACCGGTGGTCTCGGGCAGGTCTTGACGACCGGCCGCCTTGCCCTCGGTGAGGCGTGTCTTCCACGCCTCGTTGCCGACGAGCCAGTCGAAGCTCTCCGTCTGGAGAGCGAGCAGGTCGGGTACCGTGAGGGTGTCGGTGACCTTGGCGAACGAGAGACGGCTTGCACCGCGTCCGTTCTTGGGGGTGGGCGTGGTCGCGTTGCGCGCAGCAGCCAAGTGAATAACCTCCATGGCCCCGTCGGGCCGGTTCACTGTCGGTAGCGGAGAGTGGAACCCCTCAGACGAGTGCGGATGCCGGAGACCTCAAGATCTCGACACGCACGGAAGCCGACCGCAATATGAAGGCATGGTGGGTCTGGGAGCGCAAAGGTTAACTATATGTCGCCAGACGCGCCGTGTCCAGTCGATTCTTGATTTGTCTGCGAATCTCCGGTATAACCACGATCCTGCACCCCCGAGACGCGCAACGGCGCCCCGCTGCGGCCCACGATCGAGTCGGTGAGCGGATGCCGCGGGGCGCCGGGTTCGGCGTTCGTTCAGGCTGTCGCGAGCACGACCGCGGGGGTTCCCGAGCGCACCGACCGCTTCGCCGCGTCGACGATCGCGAGCGTGCGCACCCCGACCGAGCCGTCGGGGCTGGGCGCCCGCGACTCGCGGATCGCGCCGAGGAACTCGTCGATCATGAGCCCGTCGAGATCGGTGCCGAAGGCGTCCCAGGTCGCGCCGCCCTCGGCGTACCCCGAGATGTGGGCGGCGAACGGGTCGATCCGCATCGATCCGCGCGTGCCGTGCACCTCGAGGGTGAGCCCGCCCCAGGTGGCGGCCGAGTCGGGCTGGCTCCACGAGCAGTCGATCGTCGCGATGACGCCCGACGGGTAGGCGATCGACACGACTCCGCCGGTCTCGACCTCGACGCCTCGATCGGCGTGGAGGATGCGGTTCGCCGTCGCGTAGACCTCCTGCGCGGGTTCGCCGAGGAGCTCGTCGAGCAGGTCGGCGCAGTGCACGACGTGGTCGACGAGCGCGCCGCCGCCCGCGGCCGCCTCGGTCGTGAACCAACTGCGGTCGAGCGGGATCTTGCCGTTGTTCGTGCCCGAGACGGCGACGACCTCACCGAGCTGCCCGGCCCGCACGCGGGCCACGAGCTCGCGGAACGACGACGCGAAGCGCACCGGGTACGCCGTCATGAGCGACACGCCCGCCGCCGCGGCCGCGTCGACCATCGCGAGCGCGTCGCCGACCTCGGTGGCGATCGGCTTCTCGCAGAGCACGTGGGCACCGACGGCGATCGCCGCGAGCGCGAGCTCGCGATGCCTCGCATTCTCGGCGGTGACGATCACGCCGTGCGGCGCGCGCGCGAGCACGGCGTCGACGTCATCGAGGTACTCGATGCCGAGGCGCTCGGCGAGCTCGGCGCCGCGCTGCGTGCCCGCGTCGTACGGCGGGAGGTCGGTGCCCACGACCTCGATGCCACGCTCGACGAGCACGCGGGCGTACGCCTCGACGTGCGGGTGGGCGAACGACAGGATGCCGATGCGCAGGGGCTCGCTCGTGCGGCTCATGCGCGGGCTCCGATCAGGGCGTCGTCGGTCGAGGCATCCGTCGCCTCGTCTGCGGGGTCGAGTTCGACCGGCAGGCCGGTCTCGACCGACTCGAGCGCGGCCTCGGCGATGCGCACGGCGCGAACGCCGTCAGCGCCGTCGACTCGAGCGGCGCCGCCCGAGCGGATGGCCCGCACGAAGTCGGCGATCTCGGCCGAGTAGGGGCTCTCGGCACCGCTCGTCTCCGGCAGGTATCCCCCGCCGTCGATGGGCGGCAGTGCCGAGCGCATCGTGTCGTCGCGCATCGAGTCGAACCGCAGCACTCCGCCGTCGCCCGCGAGGTCGAAGCAATAGGAGAAGGGCAGTGCCGGGCTCCCCCAGGTGCCGTGCACATGGCTGATCAGCCCCGACTCGTGGTCGAGCACGACCTGCGCCGCGACCACCGGGGCCGCCGTCTCGCCGCCGCGTCGCAGTCGTGCGAACACGCGGCGCACCGGCCCGCCGAGCCACTCGGCCTGGTCGAGGTCGTGGATCATCTGGTCCATCACGATGCCGCCCGAGACGGCGTCGTCGAAGAACCAGCGCGACTGCGGCGCGGCGCTCTGCCGCCGGAAGCGGAAGACCGCCGGCCGGCCGATGCGCCCGGCCGCGATCGCGCCGCGCGCTGCGAGGAACTCGGGGAAGTACCGCACGACGTGCGCCGGGAAGAGTCGCACCCCGGCCTGCTGCGCCGCGTCGACGACCGCGGCCGCATCGGCCGCGGTGCGGGCGAGCGGCTTCTCGCAGACGACGTCGATGCCGCGGCCGATCGCGGCGAGCGAGAGCTCGGCGTGCGTCGCGGTAGGCGTGACGATGTCGACGACGTCGACCTCGGGCCAGAGCTCGTCGAGCGAACCGGCGACCTCGAGTCCGTACTGCTCGGCCAGTGCCTCGGCGCCGGCCTCGGAGTACACGGTGACCTGCGCGCCGAGCGCGAGCCATCCGGGCACGTGGGCGTGGGAGATCGCGCCGGCCCCGATGAGGCCGACACGGAGGGAATCGTTGCGCTGCGTCATCCGCTGGCTCATTTCAGTCCGGAGAATGCGACGCCGTCGATGACCCGGCGCTGCATGATGAGGAAGAGGATCAGCACCGGCGCCATCGCCATCATCGCGGCGGCGAGCAGCATCGGGTAGTCCGTGATCGTGCGTCCGCTCGTGAGCGTCGCGATGCCCGCGGAGAGCGGCATGCTCTCGGCGCTCGTCGCGACGATGAGCGGCCAGAGCAGGTCGTTCCACGACCACAGCACCGTGATGATCGCGAGCGCCGAGAGTCCGGGCTTCGCGAGCGGCAGCATGATCTTCCAGAAGATCTGGAACTGGTTCGCGCCGTCGAGGCGCGCGGCCTCCTCGAGCTCGGGAGGGAGCCCCATGAAGAACTGGCGCATCATGAACGTGCCGAAGGCGCTGAAGATGCCGGGCGCCGCGATGCCGATGACGGTGTTCAGCCAGCCGAGCCCCTGGATGATCTGGTACTGCGGCAGCAGGTAGACCTGCGGCGGCACCATGAGGATCGCGAGGATGAGGGCGAGCACGACCCCCTTGAACGGGAAGTACATGCGCGCGAACGCGTAGCCGGCCATCGAGCACAGCACGAGCTGGCCGACCGTGCGGATCACGGTGATGCCGACCGACACCCAGAACTGGCTGAGGAACGGCACCCGGTCGAACACGTTGAGGTAGTTCTCGGGCTTGAACTCCGACGGCCAGAACGACGGCGGGACGGAGATCACGTCGGCGTTCGTGCCGAGCGACATGATGAGCTGCCAGGCGAACGGGAAGATCATGACGACCGACCCGATCGTGAGCACGACGTAGGCGATCGTGTTCGACTCGCGCGCGCCGACGCGACGCTTAGACATAGGTGACCCATTTCTTCTGGAGTCGGAACTGGAGCAACGTGAAGATGCCGACGAGGAGGAGGATCACGACGCCGATCGCGGCCGCGTACCCGTTGTCGCCCGTCTTGATGTTCGTGAAGAAGTAGTAGACGACCGATTGGGTCTTGTCGATGGCGGGGTTCTGGGTGCCCATGAGGGCGTAGAGCAGGTCGAAGACCTGGAAGCCCGCGATGACCGTCATGACCGAGACGAAGAAGATCGAGGGCGTGAGCAGCGGCACCGTGATCGTCGTGAACTGCTTCCAGCGCGTCGCGCCGTCGAGCGACGCGGCCTCGTAGAGCTCGACGGGGATGCCCTTCATTCCCGCCGACAGGATGATGAGGTTGAAGCCGAGCGAGATCCAGATGCCGACGAGCGCGACGGCGACGAGGGCGACGCCCTCGGTCGAGAGCCAGCTGGGACCGTCGATGCCGATGAGGGAGAGTGCGTAGTTCAGGATGCCGAAGTCGCCGTTGTAGATGATGCGCCACACCATGGAGATGGCGGCGGGCATCGCGACGTAGGGCAGGAAGAAGGCGGTGCGGAACAGGTTCGCGAAGCGCAGGCCCGGGCGGTTCAGGAGGCTCGCGAAGTAGATCGCGAGCGGCACGCCGCAGAGCAGCATCGCCGTGTACCCGAGGGTGTTCAGGATGGCGCGGCCCATCGTGGCATCGCCGGCGAGTTCGATGTAGTTGTCGAGCCCGACCCATTCGGAGTCGCCGAAGGGGCCCCACTCGGTGAAGCTGAACCAGAGGTTGCGAACGATCGGCCACAGGTAGAAGAGGGCGATGCCCGCGAACAACGGCAGGACGAAGACGAGCGCCCAGCCGAGGTCGCTGCGGCCCCGGCGTCTGCCGCGGCCGGCCGGCGGGGCCGGCGCCGCAGCTGGAGCTGCGACGCCGGCCTCACGGACTGCTGAGGAGGTCATTCGTTCTCTTCGGCCAGTGCTTCGTTCATCTTCTCGGCCAGTTCCTTCGCCACGTCGGCGACGGGGCGCTCGCCCGAGAAGGCGGCGGGGAGCAGTTCGTTCTCGAGCTGGTTCCACGCTGCGGTGTTCTTCGAGACGGGGTACGGGAACGAGGAGTTCTCGGCCTCGTCGAGGAAGACCTGCAGGTTGTACGGCGCCGACTCGATGAAGGCAGTCTGCGTGCCGGTGTAGGCGGGCAGTGCCGCGCCGGCCTCGGCCTGGATGACCGCGGCGCGCTCGGAGGCGAGGAACTCCTGGAACGCCAGTGCGGCGGCCTTGTTCTTCGACGACTTCGCGACGACGTTCGCCAGACCGTGGATGACGGTGGCCTCCTGTTCGTTCTTGGGCAGCGGCGCGACCTCGATGTCGTCGACGATCGCGGACTCGCGGAGCTCCGCGTTCGACCAGGTGCCCGACCAGAACATGGCCGACTTGCCGTTGACGAACCACACGTTCTGCGGGGTGTCCGACAACTGCTGGAGCGTCGGCGCCGAGCCGTCGGCGATGAGGTCGGCGACGAACTGCAGGCCCTCGATCGCCTCGGGGCTGTCGTAGCCCGACGTGGTGCTGTCGGCGGAGATGACCTCGCCGCCGGCCTGGAGGATGGTGTTGTAGTAGACCTCCTGGCCGCCCGAGAGCCCGTTGACGGTGCCGTAGACGCCATCGGCCTTCAGCGCGTCGGAGATGGCCTTGGCCTTCTCGTGGAACTCGTCCCAGGTCCATCCCTCGGTCGGGTACTCGACGCCTGCCTGGTCGAAGAGGGCCTTGTTGTAGAAGACCGCGACGGTGTCGTAGTCCTTCGGCACGCCGTACTGGGTGCCGTCGAACGAGTAGAGGTCGTTCAGCGCCTGCGGGTAGTTCGCGGGGTCGACCGCGTCGGTCACCGGCTCGAGCTTGTCGTTCGAGGCGTAGAGCTGGAAGTTCGGGCCGTTCATCCAGAAGACGTCGGGCAGG
The sequence above is a segment of the Agromyces hippuratus genome. Coding sequences within it:
- a CDS encoding Gfo/Idh/MocA family protein — translated: MSRTSEPLRIGILSFAHPHVEAYARVLVERGIEVVGTDLPPYDAGTQRGAELAERLGIEYLDDVDAVLARAPHGVIVTAENARHRELALAAIAVGAHVLCEKPIATEVGDALAMVDAAAAAGVSLMTAYPVRFASSFRELVARVRAGQLGEVVAVSGTNNGKIPLDRSWFTTEAAAGGGALVDHVVHCADLLDELLGEPAQEVYATANRILHADRGVEVETGGVVSIAYPSGVIATIDCSWSQPDSAATWGGLTLEVHGTRGSMRIDPFAAHISGYAEGGATWDAFGTDLDGLMIDEFLGAIRESRAPSPDGSVGVRTLAIVDAAKRSVRSGTPAVVLATA
- the rpoB gene encoding DNA-directed RNA polymerase subunit beta — protein: MAAARNATTPTPKNGRGASRLSFAKVTDTLTVPDLLALQTESFDWLVGNEAWKTRLTEGKAAGRQDLPETTGLEEIFEEISPIEDLGETMQLSFTNPELEPPKYTIDECKEKSKTYSAPLYVNAEFMNHLTGEIKTQTVFMGDFPLMTPKGTFVINGTERVVVSQLVRSPGVYFERTPEKTSDKDIYSARVIPSRGAWLEFEIDKRDQVGVRIDRKRKQSVTVFLKALGLTSEEILEEFAGYESIALTLEKDNILTKEEALKDIYRKLRPGEQVAAEAARALLDNFYFNPKRYDLAKVGRYKINNKLGLEAPLTDSVLTVQDIVATIKYLVALHDERTTLPGRRAGKAVDLRLDVDDIDNFGNRRIRAVGELIQNQVRTGLSRMERVVRERMTTQDIEAITPQTLINVRPVVAAIKEFFGTSQLSQFMDQNNPLAGLTHKRRLSALGPGGLSRDRAGVEVRDVHPSHYGRMCPIETPEGPNIGLIGSLASFARINSFGFIETPYRKVVAGKVTDQIDYLTASEEDDYIVAQANAPLKSDGHFSEDRVLARQKGGEVDLVPADLIGYMDVSPRQMVSVGTSLIPFLEHDDANRALMGANMQRQAVPLLRSDSPLVGTGMEGYAAIDAGDVITADKAGVVAEVSADSVTVQLDAGGTQTYFLRKFDRSNQGTSYNNRVLVNAGDRVEVGEVIADGPATDNGELALGKNLLVAFMPWEGHNFEDAIILSQNLVKDDVLSSIHIEEYEVDARDTKLGKEEITRDLPNVSPDLLADLDERGIIRIGAEVRPGDILVGKVTPKGETELSAEERLLRAIFNEKSREVRDTSLKVPHGERGTIIAVKVFDSQDGDDELGSGVNQRVVVYIAQKRKITEGDKLAGRHGNKGVISKILPVEDMPFLADGTPVDVILNPLGIPGRMNFGQVLETHLGWVAKQGWKVDGSPVWAKKLPKEAHEAAPGTKVATPVFDGALEEEIAGLLDSTLPNRDGERLIDSSGKTQLLDGRSGEPFPYPVSVGYMYILKLHHLVDDKIHARSTGPYSMITQQPLGGKAQFGGQRFGEMEVWALQAYGAAYALQELLTIKSDDILGRVKVYEAIVKGENIQEPGIPESFKVLMKEMQSLCLNVEVLSADGTAVSLRDTDDEAFRAAEELGINISARFESSNIDEI
- a CDS encoding ABC transporter substrate-binding protein → MRRTALLAGVAATALLLTACSSNDGGSTSTADKDMTAEINYAFWDATQEAAIDTIIAEFNEEYPNITVKKDVTPYSEFFGKLQTQASSDTLPDVFWMNGPNFQLYASNDKLEPVTDAVDPANYPQALNDLYSFDGTQYGVPKDYDTVAVFYNKALFDQAGVEYPTEGWTWDEFHEKAKAISDALKADGVYGTVNGLSGGQEVYYNTILQAGGEVISADSTTSGYDSPEAIEGLQFVADLIADGSAPTLQQLSDTPQNVWFVNGKSAMFWSGTWSNAELRESAIVDDIEVAPLPKNEQEATVIHGLANVVAKSSKNKAAALAFQEFLASERAAVIQAEAGAALPAYTGTQTAFIESAPYNLQVFLDEAENSSFPYPVSKNTAAWNQLENELLPAAFSGERPVADVAKELAEKMNEALAEENE
- a CDS encoding Gfo/Idh/MocA family protein yields the protein MTQRNDSLRVGLIGAGAISHAHVPGWLALGAQVTVYSEAGAEALAEQYGLEVAGSLDELWPEVDVVDIVTPTATHAELSLAAIGRGIDVVCEKPLARTAADAAAVVDAAQQAGVRLFPAHVVRYFPEFLAARGAIAAGRIGRPAVFRFRRQSAAPQSRWFFDDAVSGGIVMDQMIHDLDQAEWLGGPVRRVFARLRRGGETAAPVVAAQVVLDHESGLISHVHGTWGSPALPFSYCFDLAGDGGVLRFDSMRDDTMRSALPPIDGGGYLPETSGAESPYSAEIADFVRAIRSGGAARVDGADGVRAVRIAEAALESVETGLPVELDPADEATDASTDDALIGARA
- a CDS encoding carbohydrate ABC transporter permease encodes the protein MTSSAVREAGVAAPAAAPAPPAGRGRRRGRSDLGWALVFVLPLFAGIALFYLWPIVRNLWFSFTEWGPFGDSEWVGLDNYIELAGDATMGRAILNTLGYTAMLLCGVPLAIYFASLLNRPGLRFANLFRTAFFLPYVAMPAAISMVWRIIYNGDFGILNYALSLIGIDGPSWLSTEGVALVAVALVGIWISLGFNLIILSAGMKGIPVELYEAASLDGATRWKQFTTITVPLLTPSIFFVSVMTVIAGFQVFDLLYALMGTQNPAIDKTQSVVYYFFTNIKTGDNGYAAAIGVVILLLVGIFTLLQFRLQKKWVTYV
- a CDS encoding carbohydrate ABC transporter permease, with amino-acid sequence MSKRRVGARESNTIAYVVLTIGSVVMIFPFAWQLIMSLGTNADVISVPPSFWPSEFKPENYLNVFDRVPFLSQFWVSVGITVIRTVGQLVLCSMAGYAFARMYFPFKGVVLALILAILMVPPQVYLLPQYQIIQGLGWLNTVIGIAAPGIFSAFGTFMMRQFFMGLPPELEEAARLDGANQFQIFWKIMLPLAKPGLSALAIITVLWSWNDLLWPLIVATSAESMPLSAGIATLTSGRTITDYPMLLAAAMMAMAPVLILFLIMQRRVIDGVAFSGLK